The Armatimonas rosea genome includes a window with the following:
- a CDS encoding DEAD/DEAH box helicase has product MNPDAFLDRLRQHPDYKKQIVHIEHIPARPAVYGELDAPLPERLSKALREKLGVARLFRHQAEAIDLVRLGFQVIVTTPTASGKSLCYNAPVLETLLLEPKARALYLFPTKALAQDQQSKLRSLDLWPDIISATYDGDTPKDERLPIRRTARLLVTNPDMLHMGILPQHNGWATFFRNLRYVVIDEAHVYRGVFGAHVGNILRRLLRVAELYGARPQIIACSATIANPEELFTKLTGLQAEVVSAESGGAPTGKRRFVFWNPPVLDPATGSRRSTNAEVTHVFTELLEDDVRTLAFTRSRKTAELLLTYARRALEGKPQHDKVMSYRAGYTPEQRREIERKLFTGELTGVTATNALELGVDIGGMDAVVMTGYPGTVASTWQQAGRAGRRQGESLAVLVAADNPLDQFLMRQPDYFFERPAEHAALDPTNKHILGGHLLCAAYEAPLTDDDAELFGGERARWVAHRLVEEGALAARGDRLHYAGSEYPATLINIRSASANQYQIEENGKTLGTVEEAKAFETIHPGAIYLHMGESYVVEELDTVSRRATVRRAAASYFTEPKTDSHIEIIATGGSKEFGDTVAYFGEVRVTSWVTGFRQKQLFSDEVLGLYDLDLPEQTFETEAVWYPLPQYLVEELAEAGLDLAGGVHAVEHASIGLLPLFALCDRNDIGGVSTAHHPQVGAPTIFVHDAHPGGVGIAETGFRIIEQWLTATLTLIEECPCDDGCPSCIQSPKCGNNNEPLDKKAAALILRRLLHGEPTS; this is encoded by the coding sequence GTGAACCCCGATGCCTTTCTGGATCGCCTCCGCCAGCACCCCGACTATAAAAAACAGATTGTCCATATCGAGCATATCCCGGCGCGGCCTGCGGTCTATGGCGAGCTGGACGCGCCACTTCCGGAGCGGCTGAGCAAGGCGCTGAGGGAAAAACTCGGGGTGGCGCGGCTCTTTCGCCACCAAGCCGAGGCCATCGATCTGGTGCGCTTGGGGTTTCAGGTGATTGTCACGACCCCCACGGCGTCGGGGAAGTCGCTGTGCTACAACGCGCCGGTCTTGGAGACGCTTCTTCTAGAGCCCAAGGCGCGGGCGCTGTACTTGTTTCCCACCAAGGCGCTGGCGCAAGACCAGCAGAGCAAGCTGAGGAGCTTGGACTTGTGGCCGGACATCATCTCGGCGACCTACGACGGTGACACGCCCAAGGACGAGCGCCTGCCGATCCGGCGCACGGCGCGGCTCTTGGTCACCAACCCGGACATGCTCCACATGGGAATCCTGCCGCAGCACAACGGCTGGGCGACTTTCTTTCGCAACCTACGCTATGTCGTGATTGATGAGGCCCATGTCTACCGCGGGGTCTTTGGGGCGCATGTGGGCAATATCCTGCGGCGCTTGCTTCGCGTGGCGGAGCTCTACGGGGCGCGCCCACAGATCATCGCCTGCTCCGCGACTATCGCCAACCCGGAGGAGCTCTTTACCAAGCTGACGGGGCTCCAGGCCGAGGTGGTCTCGGCGGAGAGTGGGGGAGCCCCGACCGGTAAGCGGCGCTTTGTCTTCTGGAACCCGCCGGTCCTCGACCCCGCCACGGGCTCGCGGCGCTCGACCAACGCGGAGGTGACCCATGTCTTCACCGAGCTGCTCGAAGACGATGTACGGACCCTGGCCTTCACCCGCTCCCGCAAGACTGCAGAGCTGCTGCTGACCTACGCTCGCCGCGCTCTGGAGGGAAAGCCCCAGCACGATAAGGTCATGAGCTACCGCGCGGGCTACACCCCGGAGCAGCGGCGGGAGATCGAGCGGAAGTTATTCACGGGCGAGCTAACCGGTGTCACCGCGACCAATGCGCTGGAGCTGGGGGTGGATATCGGGGGAATGGACGCTGTTGTAATGACGGGCTACCCCGGGACGGTGGCGAGTACCTGGCAGCAAGCTGGGCGCGCAGGGCGTCGGCAAGGGGAGTCTCTCGCCGTGCTCGTGGCCGCCGACAACCCGCTGGACCAGTTTCTCATGCGCCAGCCCGACTACTTCTTCGAGCGCCCCGCCGAGCATGCCGCCCTTGATCCGACCAACAAGCACATCCTCGGGGGGCACCTGCTCTGCGCCGCCTACGAAGCGCCGCTCACCGACGACGACGCAGAGCTGTTTGGGGGGGAGCGTGCCCGCTGGGTCGCCCATCGCCTGGTGGAAGAGGGGGCGCTGGCGGCACGCGGCGATAGGCTACACTACGCCGGTTCGGAATACCCCGCGACCCTGATCAATATCCGCTCGGCATCGGCGAACCAGTACCAGATCGAGGAAAATGGCAAGACCCTGGGCACGGTCGAAGAGGCCAAGGCCTTTGAGACCATCCACCCTGGTGCGATCTACCTGCACATGGGCGAGAGCTACGTGGTCGAGGAGCTGGACACGGTCAGTCGCCGCGCCACCGTCCGCCGCGCCGCCGCCAGCTACTTCACCGAGCCCAAGACCGACTCACATATCGAGATTATCGCCACGGGCGGCTCCAAAGAGTTCGGGGATACCGTCGCCTACTTCGGCGAGGTGCGTGTCACGAGCTGGGTGACGGGCTTTCGCCAGAAACAGCTCTTCTCCGATGAGGTCCTGGGCCTCTACGACCTCGACCTCCCCGAACAAACTTTCGAGACCGAGGCGGTCTGGTACCCGCTACCGCAGTACCTGGTCGAAGAGCTCGCTGAGGCAGGGCTGGACCTTGCGGGCGGTGTTCATGCGGTCGAGCACGCCAGTATAGGCCTGCTCCCGCTCTTTGCCCTCTGCGACCGCAACGACATCGGCGGCGTCTCCACCGCGCACCATCCCCAGGTCGGGGCCCCGACGATCTTCGTCCACGATGCCCACCCCGGCGGGGTCGGGATCGCCGAGACCGGCTTTCGTATCATCGAGCAGTGGCTCACCGCCACCCTCACCCTAATCGAAGAGTGCCCCTGCGACGACGGCTGTCCCAGCTGCATCCAGAGCCCCAAGTGTGGCAACAACAACGAGCCCCTCGACAAAAAAGCCGCCGCCCTAATCCTCCGGCGCCTGCTGCACGGCGAGCCGACTTCCTAG